The genomic stretch CCCAGGCGGGCGACTCGTGGTGGTGACCCCGGGCCGGGAACACCTCGTGGAATTGCGCAACTCGCTCGGGCTGCTGGGAATCGAATCCGAGAAACTGGAACGACTCGATCGTTCGATGACCGGTTTCAAACTCGTGGACCGCCAGGAACTGACCCACTCGTTACATCTCCCGGCCGAAGCAACCCGAGATCTCATCGCGATGGGTCCCAACGCTTTTCACCCCCACGCCGCCGTTCCTGACACAACAAAAACAACCGCAGCCTTCGTGCTCAGCACGTTTCACGCGCGAGACCACTGAGCGAAGTGCTACGGCACGGAACATGACCAGCGCGCGCGACGCGGAGAGAACTCCGTTGCGACCCAGGACGGTTTCATCGCATGAAAATTTTCAGGGCGCAGTGATGGTCGGCAGGGGGCAACCACAGCCAGCCTGCCCTCGGCGGGGACAAGACCAGCAACCATCATCCAAGGAACCTCTAGACTGACATCGTGCTACATTCTGTCCCAGGTTCCCCGCAGGCCGACAAGGCGCGCCTGCGACTGGATCTTTGGGCACTGGCGGCCGTTGTCGTGTGCGCCTGCATGTTGCTTTTCACATCAGCGGAAGTGACCGAAAACGAGGTGGGTAAAACCGGGATCAGTCAGCTGCAACTTTTCCTGGTCCCAGCCGTTGCGTTCCTAGCCTTTGCTACAGGCATCAGGATGCGCTTCGATCCATATCATGGCCGCCCACCACGCTCCCTCGTCATGGCGACGACAGCTTTTCTCGGGCTTCTCCTGCTCGCTGCTTTGTCGCTGCCCTTGGCGAATCACGTGGCCAGTGTTCAGTACGACATTCCGTCGGCCACGATCCCCGTACCGCTGGTCTACCTAGCCAGTCCCCTGGCATCGGCCGGATTGACCTGCCTACTGGCTGTCCTGGCTGTGGGCCTGGCTCCCCCCGATCAGTTGTTCCGCATCCTGTGGTGGTTCGCCGTGATCAGTGCTGCGGCCACGCCCGTAGCACTGGTCTGGAACGCCATCCACGAGGATTTGTTTGGTCGCTTGGAGACGAGGCTCGGGGGAGCAGCAGTCATTCACACCGTTTTCCTGTTGGGGATTTCCGTGTGCCTGGGAGCTGCGCTTCAAGGACATCGCAGGATCCTCTCGTCCTTGGCAGCTCTCGCCCATCTGCTGTGGTTCATAGCATCGGGTGCCCGAGCTGGGCTTGTCTCCTTGGGGGTTTTCCTGCTCCTGATGGCACTCCCGCCCCTCATCAACTCGGTGAGACGGCGTCCCGCACGTCTGCCTTTCGTTGCCGCGACAACCCTCGTTGCCCTGGCGGCATTTCTGTTGACCGCCAGACATGTTCTGGGCAATCGAGGAGCGGACATCACCGGTGGCGGACGTGTGGAAACCTGGAGC from Arachnia propionica encodes the following:
- a CDS encoding O-antigen ligase family protein, translating into MLHSVPGSPQADKARLRLDLWALAAVVVCACMLLFTSAEVTENEVGKTGISQLQLFLVPAVAFLAFATGIRMRFDPYHGRPPRSLVMATTAFLGLLLLAALSLPLANHVASVQYDIPSATIPVPLVYLASPLASAGLTCLLAVLAVGLAPPDQLFRILWWFAVISAAATPVALVWNAIHEDLFGRLETRLGGAAVIHTVFLLGISVCLGAALQGHRRILSSLAALAHLLWFIASGARAGLVSLGVFLLLMALPPLINSVRRRPARLPFVAATTLVALAAFLLTARHVLGNRGADITGGGRVETWSYGLHQVFSSLPTLVFGTGYGVLWPWFAFETRALPQPGAHGTKQMPFGLTLSHAHNLYVAVFAELGLIGLGLLLITLGTTCWAWWRARGVVERTMAAGLVATLPSFFFDTYLIKNFPVSFIWWAVFAALLTMLGKRNRQQREEHRRKTEHERSRALRIGAR